One Amblyomma americanum isolate KBUSLIRL-KWMA chromosome 8, ASM5285725v1, whole genome shotgun sequence DNA window includes the following coding sequences:
- the LOC144102134 gene encoding salivary anticoagulant protein P23-like isoform X2 encodes MSPLFPVVLLLCAASAFCALPQDANNFLDVVLRDRVPAELRSLNLDPAQIPDFSVKVKKTFLTNRDLKADFTSGKVFGLSQVRRRGDCGAPFWEGTNSTFRCHLSLDGVRAAYQVKAKGHKALGSTSYSVDMFVENTNFVVEVTSARSQRSVLKSVSVQSLSLKINESSNLGLNKDRKKKYHEAIKSNVQGQLTGLLYGGFRDALNRAVNAVIIPFPFL; translated from the exons GTGCCTTCTGCGCACTCCCGCAAGATGCAAACAACTTTCTGGACGTGGTGCTAAGAGACCGCGTCCCTGCGGAGCTCCGGAGCTTGAACCTTGACCCAGCGCAGATACCTGACTTCAGCGTAAAAGTGAAGAAAACATTTTTGACCAACCGTGACCTGAAGGCGGACTTTACGTCGGGCAAAGTCTTTGGGCTTTCGCAGGTGAGGCGGCGCGGCGATTGCGGCGCCCCCTTTTGGGAGGGCACGAACAGCACGTTCAGGTGCCACCTGTCCCTCGATGGCGTCCGGGCGGCGTACCAAGTCAAAGCCAAGGGACACAAGGCACTCGGGTCAACCAGCTACAGCGTCGACATGTTCGTTGAGAACACCAACTTTGTCGTCGAGGTCACAAGTGCTCGGT CTCAACGATCCGTCCTGAAGAGCGTCAGCGTGCAGTCGCTAAGCCTCAAGATCAATGAGAGCTCCAACCTTGGACTCAACAAGGACCGCAAGAAGAAATACCACGAGGCGATCAAGTCCAACGTACAAGGGCAATTGACGGGGTTGCTGTACGGCGGCTTCCGGGACGCCCTTAACCGAGCTGTGAACGCCGTGATCATACCGTTTCCTTTTCTTTAA